In one Mycobacteroides chelonae genomic region, the following are encoded:
- the obgE gene encoding GTPase ObgE has product MPRFVDRVVIHAKAGTGGHGCASVHREKFKPLGGPDGGNGGRGGSVILEVDPQVHTLLDFHFHPHVQAPNGSQGMGGHRSGANGDDLILKVPDGTVVLDDDGRILADLVGAGTRFDAVAGGRGGLGNAALASRARKAPGFALLGEAGAEADLTLELKTVADVGLVGFPSAGKSSLVSVLSAAKPKIADYPFTTLVPNLGVVTTGEHSFVMADVPGLIPGAADGRGLGLEFLRHIERCAVLVHVVDCATLEPGRDPVSDIDALENELARYQPTLQADSVLGDLADRPRAVVLNKVDVPEAAELADFVTEEVSKRGWPVFKVSTLTRDGLRPLTFALWEMIEAARAAQPAPVKTRPVIRPIPVDESGFSVTPDPQNPGGFVVRGVRPERWIRQTNFENDEAVGYLGDRLARLGVEDKLLKLGAQPGCAVTIGDMTFDWEPQTPAGVDVTMSGRGTDARIDKTDRVGAAERRQARRVRRGQVEPE; this is encoded by the coding sequence ATGCCTCGTTTTGTTGACCGCGTTGTCATCCATGCCAAGGCAGGTACCGGTGGTCACGGCTGTGCTTCGGTGCACCGTGAGAAGTTCAAACCACTCGGCGGGCCCGACGGTGGTAACGGCGGTCGCGGCGGCAGCGTGATTCTGGAAGTGGACCCGCAGGTGCATACCCTGCTGGACTTCCACTTTCATCCGCACGTGCAGGCACCCAACGGATCGCAGGGCATGGGTGGCCACCGCAGCGGCGCCAACGGCGACGACCTGATTCTCAAGGTGCCCGACGGCACCGTGGTGCTCGACGATGACGGCCGTATCCTCGCGGACTTGGTCGGGGCCGGTACACGTTTCGACGCGGTCGCTGGTGGCCGGGGCGGATTGGGAAACGCCGCATTGGCGTCCCGCGCCCGGAAGGCCCCCGGATTTGCCCTGCTCGGTGAGGCCGGTGCCGAAGCCGATCTCACCCTCGAACTGAAAACCGTCGCCGACGTCGGGCTGGTCGGATTTCCGTCGGCCGGTAAGTCCTCGCTGGTCTCGGTCCTTTCGGCGGCCAAGCCAAAGATCGCCGACTATCCGTTCACGACATTGGTGCCCAACCTGGGCGTGGTCACCACCGGCGAGCACTCCTTTGTGATGGCCGATGTCCCCGGCTTGATTCCCGGCGCTGCCGACGGGCGCGGACTGGGTCTGGAGTTCCTGCGGCACATCGAGCGCTGCGCGGTGCTGGTTCACGTCGTCGACTGCGCGACACTGGAACCGGGCCGTGACCCCGTCTCCGATATCGACGCCCTGGAAAATGAATTGGCGCGGTACCAGCCGACGTTGCAAGCTGATTCTGTGCTGGGTGATCTGGCCGACCGGCCTCGCGCGGTGGTGCTCAACAAGGTTGACGTGCCCGAAGCTGCTGAGCTTGCCGACTTCGTCACCGAAGAGGTCTCCAAGCGTGGTTGGCCGGTGTTCAAGGTGTCCACGCTGACCCGTGATGGATTGCGTCCGTTGACCTTCGCGCTGTGGGAGATGATCGAGGCGGCCCGTGCGGCACAGCCCGCGCCGGTGAAGACCCGCCCCGTCATTCGGCCTATCCCGGTCGACGAGAGTGGCTTCTCGGTGACTCCCGACCCGCAGAACCCCGGTGGGTTCGTGGTCCGCGGAGTGCGTCCCGAGCGTTGGATCCGTCAGACCAACTTCGAAAACGACGAGGCCGTCGGCTATCTCGGTGACCGGCTGGCACGCCTGGGAGTGGAAGACAAGCTGCTCAAGCTGGGGGCACAGCCCGGCTGCGCGGTGACCATCGGCGATATGACCTTTGACTGGGAGCCACAGACCCCGGCGGGTGTCGATGTGACCATGAGTGGGCGCGGCACCGATGCCCGTATCGACAAGACCGACCGTGTGGGCGCGGCCGAGCGCCGACAGGCCCGGAGGGTACGCCGCGGGCAGGTGGAGCCGGAGTGA
- the proB gene encoding glutamate 5-kinase produces the protein MTTGVHARQAIQAARTVVVKVGTAALTDATGTFSADRMEYLVEAIEGRMKAGSDVVIVSSGAIAAGMVPLGLTKRPTDLATKQAAASAGQVALISAWSAAFARYQRTVGQVLLTAHDISMRVHHTNAQRTLDKLRALHAVAVVNENDTVATNEIRFGDNDRLSALVAHLVGADALILLSDIDGLYDSDPRKGNARFISEVADPEDLDGVIAGPGGSRGTGGMASKLSSALLAADAGVPVLLASATEAAAALGDGSCGTVFAARPQRMSSRKFWVRYAAEATGSLTLDEGAVRAVVASRRSLLPAGITEVSGRFHGGDVVELRDAEGAMVGRGVVAYDAAELATMLGRSSGELPEDLRRPAVHADDLVT, from the coding sequence GTGACCACAGGTGTGCACGCGCGCCAGGCAATTCAGGCGGCACGCACCGTCGTGGTGAAGGTCGGCACCGCTGCCCTCACCGATGCGACCGGAACATTCAGTGCCGACCGGATGGAATACCTCGTCGAGGCCATCGAGGGCCGGATGAAGGCCGGATCCGATGTGGTGATCGTTTCTTCGGGAGCCATAGCGGCCGGCATGGTTCCGCTTGGACTGACCAAGCGCCCAACAGATCTGGCGACCAAACAGGCGGCGGCCAGCGCGGGACAGGTTGCGCTCATCAGTGCCTGGAGCGCGGCGTTCGCGCGCTATCAGCGCACCGTGGGCCAGGTGCTGTTGACGGCACACGACATTTCGATGCGCGTGCATCACACCAACGCGCAGCGCACGCTCGACAAGCTGCGCGCGCTGCACGCGGTCGCTGTCGTGAACGAGAACGACACCGTGGCCACCAACGAGATTCGCTTCGGTGACAACGATCGGCTGTCGGCGCTCGTCGCCCATCTCGTGGGTGCCGACGCGCTCATCTTGCTCTCCGATATCGACGGGCTTTACGACTCTGATCCTCGAAAGGGGAACGCCCGCTTCATTTCTGAGGTAGCCGATCCGGAAGATCTGGACGGTGTGATCGCCGGGCCGGGTGGTTCCCGTGGCACCGGCGGAATGGCCTCGAAACTTTCCTCGGCGTTACTGGCCGCCGACGCCGGTGTCCCGGTGCTGCTGGCTTCGGCGACCGAGGCGGCGGCCGCGTTGGGCGACGGCTCCTGCGGAACGGTCTTCGCCGCGCGACCGCAACGCATGTCGTCGCGCAAGTTCTGGGTGCGGTACGCGGCCGAGGCGACCGGATCGCTGACCCTGGACGAGGGCGCCGTGCGTGCGGTGGTGGCCTCACGACGTTCGTTGCTGCCCGCCGGGATCACCGAGGTATCCGGGCGTTTCCACGGCGGCGATGTCGTCGAACTTCGCGATGCTGAGGGCGCCATGGTCGGCCGTGGCGTGGTGGCCTATGACGCGGCCGAATTGGCGACCATGCTGGGCCGATCCAGCGGTGAGCTGCCCGAGGACCTGCGGCGCCCGGCAGTACACGCCGACGACCTCGTCACCTGA
- a CDS encoding ribokinase yields MTELATVCVLGSVNMDLTLRVEELPAPGATVLATSALPAPGGKGANQAVAAARAGASVQFIGAVGSDGAAPMLRSHLADNNIGLDGLVEVDGPSGMAAITVEDSGENSIVVAPGANSAFTLDEKLHKDIICSHDVLLCQLEIPVQVALTAARWAAEAGKQFVLNASPAPVRSPDLAELAFRASVVVVNETEAKSWLYPSRHLVTTLGDEGSRYRSPQGEITVPSYPVRPLDTTGAGDVFAGVLAAWWPHGAETALRRANVAGALATLRSGAGNCAPSAARIELSLKGA; encoded by the coding sequence GTGACTGAGTTAGCCACGGTATGTGTCCTCGGCAGCGTCAACATGGATTTGACGTTGCGGGTGGAGGAGCTGCCCGCCCCGGGCGCGACGGTGCTGGCGACGTCGGCCTTGCCCGCTCCGGGCGGTAAGGGCGCCAATCAAGCCGTTGCCGCGGCTCGCGCGGGCGCCTCGGTGCAGTTCATCGGCGCAGTGGGCTCTGACGGTGCCGCACCGATGCTGCGATCTCACCTGGCAGACAACAACATTGGCCTCGACGGGCTCGTCGAAGTCGACGGGCCCAGCGGAATGGCCGCCATCACCGTGGAGGACTCCGGCGAGAACAGCATCGTGGTGGCCCCCGGCGCCAACAGCGCGTTCACCTTGGACGAGAAGCTGCACAAGGACATCATCTGTTCGCACGATGTGTTGCTGTGCCAGCTGGAGATCCCGGTGCAGGTCGCGCTGACCGCGGCGCGGTGGGCCGCCGAGGCCGGAAAGCAATTCGTACTCAACGCCTCGCCAGCCCCCGTGCGCTCACCGGACCTGGCCGAGCTGGCCTTTCGCGCGAGCGTGGTCGTCGTCAACGAGACCGAGGCCAAATCCTGGCTGTACCCGTCGCGGCACCTGGTGACCACGCTGGGCGACGAGGGATCGCGCTACCGCAGCCCTCAGGGTGAGATCACGGTTCCGTCGTATCCGGTGCGCCCCCTGGACACTACCGGCGCCGGCGATGTGTTCGCCGGTGTGCTGGCGGCCTGGTGGCCGCACGGAGCCGAGACGGCACTGCGCCGGGCCAATGTCGCCGGTGCACTTGCGACCCTGCGGTCGGGCGCCGGGAACTGCGCGCCGTCGGCCGCCAGGATCGAGCTGTCGCTCAAAGGAGCCTGA
- a CDS encoding glutamate-5-semialdehyde dehydrogenase yields the protein MSVSTNELAAPTADVSGVATDLRADVHDAARRARVAARDLARLTADTKNSALLAAADAIVGATASIIAANADDLRRARDAGIGEAMLDRLALDDRRIVGIAEGLRQVAGLPDPVGEVLRGSTRPNGLRLRQVRVPLGVVGMVYEGRPNVTVDAFGLTLKSGNAVLLRGSSSAATSNTELVRVLRESLIASGLPADTVQLLDSRDRATVTHLIQARGLVDVVIPRGGAGLIDAVVRDAQVPTIETGVGNCHVYVHADADLDLAERILLNSKTRRPSVCNAAETLLIDRTIAEVAVPRLVGALQAAGVTVHADLAVPGVVPVTAEDFDTEYLSLDIAAAVVDDLDAAIRHIERHSSGHTDAIVTANLGAAQEFTDRVDSAAVMVNASTAFTDGEQFGFGAEIGISTQKLHARGPMGLPELTTTKWIVLGDGQIRPA from the coding sequence ATGAGCGTTTCAACCAACGAGTTGGCCGCACCCACGGCGGACGTCTCCGGCGTCGCCACGGATCTGCGCGCGGACGTTCATGATGCCGCCCGGCGGGCACGGGTCGCGGCCCGCGACCTGGCCAGGCTGACCGCCGATACGAAGAATTCCGCACTGCTGGCGGCGGCCGACGCGATCGTGGGCGCCACCGCCTCGATCATCGCGGCCAATGCCGATGACCTGCGGCGCGCACGCGATGCCGGTATCGGTGAGGCCATGCTTGATCGGCTCGCGCTGGACGATCGCCGGATCGTCGGTATTGCCGAGGGACTGCGTCAGGTCGCGGGCCTGCCGGACCCCGTCGGCGAGGTGCTGCGGGGCTCCACCCGGCCCAATGGATTGCGGCTGCGTCAGGTCAGAGTGCCGCTCGGGGTGGTCGGCATGGTCTACGAAGGGCGCCCGAACGTCACGGTCGACGCATTCGGCTTGACGCTCAAGTCGGGCAACGCGGTGCTGCTGCGTGGCAGCTCCTCGGCCGCAACCTCCAATACCGAACTCGTGCGGGTGCTGCGTGAATCGCTGATCGCCAGTGGGCTGCCCGCCGATACCGTGCAGCTGCTCGACAGCCGGGACCGGGCGACGGTGACCCACCTCATCCAGGCCCGCGGCCTTGTCGACGTGGTGATTCCGCGCGGCGGAGCGGGTCTCATCGATGCCGTGGTCCGTGACGCGCAGGTGCCCACCATCGAAACCGGGGTCGGCAACTGCCACGTGTACGTGCATGCCGATGCCGATCTCGACCTGGCCGAGCGCATCCTGTTGAACTCCAAGACCCGTCGGCCCAGCGTGTGCAACGCCGCGGAGACGCTTCTGATCGACCGGACCATCGCCGAGGTCGCGGTGCCGCGACTGGTCGGCGCACTGCAGGCCGCCGGGGTCACGGTTCACGCCGATCTTGCGGTACCGGGTGTCGTTCCGGTGACGGCGGAGGACTTCGACACCGAATACCTGTCCCTGGATATCGCGGCCGCCGTCGTCGATGACCTTGACGCTGCGATCCGTCACATCGAGCGGCATTCCAGCGGCCACACAGATGCCATCGTCACCGCGAATCTTGGTGCGGCCCAGGAGTTCACCGACCGTGTCGATAGCGCGGCCGTGATGGTCAACGCCTCCACCGCGTTCACCGATGGCGAGCAGTTCGGGTTCGGTGCCGAGATCGGCATCTCCACCCAGAAGTTGCATGCCCGTGGCCCCATGGGGCTGCCCGAACTGACCACCACCAAGTGGATCGTCCTCGGAGACGGTCAGATCCGCCCCGCCTAA
- a CDS encoding AAA family ATPase, whose protein sequence is MFSSIDDVTARLAETGYLADTATATAVFLADRLGKPLLVEGPAGVGKTELARAVAQTTGSGLVRLQCYEGVDEARALYEWNHAKQILRIQAGSGDWDETKTDVFAEEFLLSRPLLTAIRREDPTVLLIDETDKADIEVEGLLLEVLSDFAVTVPELGTIKASRQPFVLLTSNATRELSEALKRRCLFLHIDFPDAELERRILLKRVPELPAALAEELVRIIGVLRNMQLKKVPSVAETIDWGRTILALGLDTLDDAVIASTLGVILKHHSDQQRAAGELRLN, encoded by the coding sequence ATGTTCAGCAGCATCGACGACGTGACCGCCCGGCTGGCCGAGACCGGATACCTTGCCGACACTGCCACGGCGACAGCGGTATTCCTTGCCGACCGGCTCGGCAAGCCCCTCCTGGTGGAGGGCCCCGCGGGTGTCGGCAAGACCGAATTGGCCAGGGCGGTGGCACAAACCACCGGCTCGGGTCTGGTACGTCTGCAGTGCTACGAGGGTGTCGACGAGGCACGTGCCCTGTACGAGTGGAACCACGCCAAGCAGATTCTGCGTATCCAGGCCGGATCCGGTGACTGGGATGAGACCAAGACCGATGTCTTCGCCGAGGAGTTCCTGCTTTCACGGCCGCTGTTGACGGCGATCCGCCGCGAGGATCCGACGGTTCTGCTCATCGACGAGACCGACAAGGCCGATATCGAAGTCGAGGGCCTGCTCTTGGAGGTGCTCAGCGACTTCGCCGTCACGGTTCCCGAACTGGGCACCATCAAGGCCAGCAGGCAGCCCTTCGTGCTGCTGACCTCCAACGCCACCCGCGAGCTTTCCGAGGCCCTCAAGCGGCGCTGCTTGTTCCTGCATATCGACTTTCCCGATGCCGAACTGGAGCGGCGCATCCTGCTCAAGAGGGTGCCCGAGCTGCCGGCCGCGCTGGCCGAGGAGCTGGTGCGCATCATCGGTGTGCTGCGCAACATGCAGCTCAAGAAGGTCCCCTCGGTGGCCGAGACCATCGACTGGGGGCGCACCATCTTGGCGCTCGGCCTGGACACCCTCGACGACGCCGTCATCGCGTCGACGCTCGGTGTGATTCTCAAACATCACTCCGACCAGCAGCGGGCCGCGGGAGAGCTGAGGCTGAACTGA
- a CDS encoding vWA domain-containing protein, giving the protein MPARKPAKVVLPLAPHGLPGHLVGFVEALREQGISVGPSETVDAGRVMTVLGLQSRTELREGLACAVLRRADHRPTFDVLFDLWFPPALGARFVEVDDDSVDIQDIDQVRDQLVDLLASDAGDLPLNSLIAQIVEAYGKYNSTRGTSYSAYQAMKSLSLDQIEAKLLLGLLGSGDDASPSDEAVAKAIAKQRISKVRQLVEAETKRRTAEQLGRERVTAYGVPQLAENVEFLRASGEQLRNMRRVVHPLARMLASRLAARRRRAHTGQIDLRRTLRKSMSTGGVPIDVVQKKPRPARPELVVLCDVSGSVAGFSHFTLLLVHALRQQFSRVRVFAFIDTTDEVTHLFTPDTDLAEAIVRITREAQVFTGDGHSDYGHAFKTFVEKFPTVLSPRSALLILGDARTNYRNPAVEVLSTMVSSSRHAHWLNPEPKNHWGTGDSAATRYQDAIAMHECRSAKQLATVIDNLLPV; this is encoded by the coding sequence ATGCCCGCGCGTAAGCCCGCGAAGGTGGTGCTGCCCCTGGCGCCGCACGGTCTGCCGGGGCATCTGGTGGGTTTCGTGGAAGCGTTACGCGAACAAGGCATCTCGGTGGGTCCGTCGGAGACGGTGGACGCGGGCCGAGTCATGACGGTGCTGGGGCTGCAGAGCCGCACGGAACTGCGCGAAGGGCTGGCATGTGCGGTGCTGCGCCGCGCCGATCACCGGCCCACATTCGATGTGTTGTTCGACCTGTGGTTCCCGCCCGCGCTCGGTGCCCGTTTCGTCGAGGTCGACGACGACAGCGTTGATATTCAGGACATCGATCAGGTGCGTGATCAGCTCGTGGACCTGTTGGCCTCCGATGCCGGCGACCTGCCACTGAATTCGTTGATCGCGCAGATCGTGGAGGCCTACGGCAAGTACAACTCCACCCGGGGAACGTCGTACTCGGCGTACCAGGCCATGAAGTCGCTGTCCCTGGACCAGATCGAGGCCAAGCTGCTGCTGGGCCTGCTCGGCAGTGGCGACGATGCATCACCCTCGGATGAAGCCGTCGCGAAAGCGATTGCCAAACAACGTATCTCGAAGGTGCGTCAGCTCGTCGAGGCGGAGACCAAGCGTCGCACCGCCGAACAGCTGGGGCGCGAGCGCGTGACCGCATACGGGGTGCCGCAACTGGCCGAGAACGTGGAGTTCCTGCGTGCTTCGGGGGAGCAGCTGCGCAACATGCGCCGAGTGGTGCACCCGTTGGCACGGATGCTGGCCAGCCGGCTGGCGGCACGGCGCCGGCGTGCGCACACCGGTCAGATCGATCTGCGTCGCACGCTGCGTAAGTCCATGTCCACCGGCGGTGTGCCCATCGATGTCGTGCAGAAGAAGCCACGCCCGGCGCGGCCCGAGCTGGTAGTGCTGTGCGATGTGTCCGGGTCGGTGGCAGGGTTTTCGCATTTCACGCTGCTTCTTGTGCACGCATTGCGTCAGCAGTTCTCGCGGGTGCGCGTCTTCGCGTTCATCGACACCACCGACGAGGTGACCCACCTGTTCACGCCCGATACCGACCTGGCCGAGGCCATTGTGCGGATCACCCGGGAGGCCCAGGTGTTCACCGGCGACGGGCATAGCGACTATGGGCACGCGTTCAAGACGTTTGTCGAGAAGTTCCCGACGGTCCTTTCCCCGCGCAGTGCGTTGCTCATCCTGGGGGACGCACGCACCAACTACCGCAATCCGGCCGTCGAGGTGCTCTCGACGATGGTTTCTTCCAGCCGGCACGCCCATTGGCTCAACCCCGAGCCCAAGAACCACTGGGGAACCGGTGATTCGGCCGCCACGCGGTACCAGGACGCCATCGCCATGCACGAATGCCGATCGGCCAAGCAGCTGGCCACGGTGATCGACAACCTGCTGCCGGTCTAG
- the nadD gene encoding nicotinate-nucleotide adenylyltransferase, which translates to MQRRRLGVMGGTFDPIHNGHLVAASEVADRFELDEVIFVPTGQPWQKQGRKVSAAEHRYLMTVIATASNPRFTVSRADIDRGGATYTVDTLVDLRDAHPDADLYFITGADALASILSWENWEQLFTLAKFIGVSRPGYELSSDHIAHAELPPDGLSLVEVPALAISSTDCRIRAGQARPIWYLVPDGVVQYVAKHRLYGGNKEDRGVHA; encoded by the coding sequence GTGCAGCGGCGCCGGCTCGGGGTGATGGGCGGGACATTCGATCCCATCCACAATGGTCACTTGGTTGCCGCCAGCGAGGTCGCCGACCGATTCGAGCTCGACGAGGTCATCTTCGTGCCGACGGGTCAGCCGTGGCAGAAGCAGGGGCGCAAGGTCAGCGCCGCCGAGCACCGGTATCTGATGACCGTTATCGCCACGGCGTCGAATCCGCGGTTCACCGTCAGCCGGGCCGATATCGACCGGGGCGGCGCGACCTACACCGTCGATACGCTCGTCGATCTGCGTGACGCGCATCCCGATGCGGACCTGTACTTCATCACCGGTGCGGATGCGTTGGCATCGATCCTGTCGTGGGAGAACTGGGAGCAGCTGTTCACCTTGGCCAAGTTCATCGGGGTCAGTCGGCCAGGGTACGAACTGAGCTCCGATCACATCGCCCATGCCGAGCTGCCGCCCGACGGGCTCTCGCTCGTCGAGGTGCCCGCGCTCGCCATTTCGTCGACCGACTGCAGAATCCGGGCTGGGCAGGCTCGCCCGATCTGGTACCTGGTGCCCGACGGCGTGGTGCAGTACGTCGCCAAACATCGCCTTTACGGCGGAAACAAGGAAGATCGAGGAGTCCACGCATGA
- the rsfS gene encoding ribosome silencing factor, producing MTAATDAVELATLAAQAAASKLATDVVVIDVSEQLVITDCFVIASASNERQVNAIVDQVEEVLRRAGQKPVRREGGREGRWTLLDYVDVVVHVQHEDERNYYALERLWRDCPTIAVDLDALPADLSVDGDADAEDGA from the coding sequence ATGACCGCCGCAACAGACGCCGTTGAGCTGGCGACGCTGGCCGCACAGGCCGCCGCCTCCAAGCTCGCCACCGACGTCGTCGTCATAGACGTCTCCGAACAGTTGGTCATCACCGACTGTTTCGTCATCGCATCCGCCTCCAACGAGCGTCAGGTGAACGCGATCGTCGACCAGGTCGAGGAGGTGCTGCGTCGGGCCGGACAGAAGCCGGTGCGCCGCGAAGGTGGCCGCGAGGGGCGCTGGACACTTCTGGACTATGTGGACGTGGTGGTGCATGTCCAGCATGAAGACGAACGTAATTACTATGCACTGGAACGGCTTTGGCGTGACTGCCCGACCATTGCGGTGGACCTGGACGCGTTGCCGGCGGATCTTTCCGTCGATGGCGACGCCGATGCGGAGGACGGCGCATGA
- the gpgP gene encoding glucosyl-3-phosphoglycerate phosphatase: MIRRLVLLRHGQTTFNADSRMQGQLDTGLSDLGRAQAVAAAEVLAKRLPLVIVSSDLQRAYDTATALADRCHVGVSVDERLRETHLGDWQGLTHHEVDAIAPGARAEWRDDATLAPHGGESRIDVANRSVPLVAELVESVTEWGTDERDHPVVLVAHGGLIAALTAALLRLDVSNWPVLGGMGNASWVQLGGHSADGAGFEDIRWRLDVWNASAQVTNDVL, from the coding sequence ATGATCCGCCGGTTGGTGTTACTGCGGCACGGGCAAACGACCTTCAACGCCGATAGCCGAATGCAGGGGCAGCTGGATACCGGGCTGTCGGATCTGGGCCGGGCGCAGGCAGTGGCTGCGGCCGAGGTGCTGGCCAAGAGGCTCCCGCTGGTGATTGTGTCCTCGGATCTGCAGCGGGCGTACGACACCGCGACTGCCCTCGCGGACCGCTGCCATGTGGGGGTATCCGTCGATGAGCGGCTGCGCGAAACACATCTCGGCGATTGGCAGGGCCTGACCCATCACGAGGTCGACGCCATTGCCCCCGGTGCCCGGGCCGAGTGGCGCGATGACGCGACGCTGGCTCCGCACGGCGGCGAGAGCCGCATCGATGTGGCCAATCGCAGCGTACCCCTGGTCGCCGAACTTGTTGAGTCGGTGACGGAATGGGGAACAGACGAGCGCGATCACCCGGTGGTTCTTGTCGCTCACGGTGGTCTGATCGCTGCGCTGACCGCCGCACTGCTGCGGCTGGACGTCAGCAATTGGCCGGTGCTCGGCGGGATGGGCAATGCGAGCTGGGTTCAGCTGGGCGGACATTCGGCCGACGGCGCCGGATTCGAGGACATCCGGTGGCGCCTGGATGTGTGGAACGCCTCGGCGCAGGTGACCAATGACGTCCTCTGA
- the octT gene encoding diglucosylglycerate octanoyltransferase, whose protein sequence is MTSSEEGAGRKKLLIFADSLSYYGPTGGLPADDPRIWPNIVGRYLDWDVELIARIGWTCRDVWWAAIQDPRAWAAVPHAGAVIFATSGMDSLPSPLPTALRESIRLIRPPRLRSWVRDGYGWLQPRLSPIARVALPPKLTVEYLEKTRGALDFNRPGLPMIASLPSVHIAESYGRVHSGREATATAIQTWAAEHELPVVDLKEAVGEEIFSGRGNPDGIHWNFVAHERVAELMINALRSVLPELGVR, encoded by the coding sequence ATGACGTCCTCTGAGGAAGGTGCAGGGCGTAAGAAGCTACTGATCTTCGCGGACTCGTTGTCCTATTACGGGCCCACCGGGGGCCTACCCGCGGATGACCCCAGAATTTGGCCCAATATCGTTGGGCGGTATCTCGATTGGGATGTCGAACTGATCGCGCGCATCGGCTGGACCTGCCGGGACGTGTGGTGGGCGGCCATCCAGGACCCACGCGCGTGGGCGGCGGTCCCGCATGCCGGGGCCGTCATCTTTGCGACCAGCGGCATGGATTCCCTGCCCTCCCCGCTCCCGACGGCGCTGCGCGAGTCGATCAGACTGATCCGTCCACCGCGGCTGCGGAGCTGGGTCCGTGACGGTTATGGCTGGTTGCAGCCGCGGCTTTCACCGATCGCGCGGGTGGCGCTGCCACCCAAGCTCACCGTGGAGTATCTCGAAAAGACCCGTGGTGCACTCGATTTTAATCGCCCCGGGCTGCCCATGATCGCCTCGCTGCCATCGGTGCACATCGCCGAGTCGTACGGTCGTGTGCACTCCGGCAGGGAAGCCACCGCGACCGCGATCCAGACCTGGGCGGCCGAACACGAGCTGCCCGTGGTGGACCTCAAGGAGGCCGTCGGCGAGGAGATCTTCTCAGGCCGGGGAAACCCGGACGGGATCCACTGGAACTTTGTCGCACATGAGCGCGTTGCCGAATTGATGATCAACGCATTACGGAGTGTGCTGCCCGAGCTTGGGGTTCGGTGA
- a CDS encoding DegV family protein — MPVVVVTDSGARLQPQDAGMLGIRLVPLHVLTGEQDLRDGVDPIPASVYEKGRATTAGASPAELSEVYRQALIDSGGDGVVAVHLSGRLSSTFEAAEHAAREYGDRVHVVDSRSAAMGSGFVALAAARAAAAGADLSAAYQAARDAVGRSRCVMVVHKLDHLRRSGRISATSSWLGTALALKPVLQIDDDGKLVLAQRVRTATKAIGAMVDNIVEFVGERRVSVTIHHVDNTETAEKVNELVCSRLLTAHDPVISEMGPVLAVHVGPGAVGVCAEPVD, encoded by the coding sequence ATGCCGGTCGTGGTGGTGACGGATTCAGGGGCGCGACTGCAGCCGCAAGATGCCGGCATGCTGGGTATTCGGCTAGTGCCGTTGCACGTGTTGACCGGTGAGCAGGATCTGCGCGACGGTGTGGATCCGATCCCCGCCTCGGTGTACGAGAAGGGCCGTGCCACCACCGCTGGCGCCTCGCCCGCCGAGCTCAGCGAGGTGTATCGGCAGGCCTTGATCGACAGCGGCGGTGACGGCGTCGTCGCGGTCCATCTGTCCGGCAGACTGTCCAGCACATTCGAGGCTGCCGAACATGCCGCCCGTGAGTACGGCGATCGCGTGCATGTCGTTGATTCGCGGTCGGCCGCGATGGGCAGTGGTTTCGTCGCGCTGGCCGCGGCGCGGGCCGCGGCGGCCGGTGCCGATCTGAGTGCGGCATACCAGGCGGCACGGGATGCGGTCGGGCGCAGTCGATGCGTCATGGTGGTGCACAAGCTGGATCATCTGCGGCGTAGCGGGCGTATCAGCGCCACCTCGTCGTGGTTGGGCACCGCGCTGGCGCTCAAGCCGGTGCTGCAGATCGACGATGACGGCAAGCTGGTGCTGGCGCAGCGTGTTCGCACCGCCACCAAGGCGATCGGGGCGATGGTCGACAACATCGTCGAGTTCGTGGGGGAGCGCCGTGTCTCGGTGACGATCCACCATGTCGACAACACCGAAACCGCGGAGAAGGTCAACGAGCTGGTGTGCTCGCGATTGCTCACCGCTCATGATCCGGTGATCTCGGAGATGGGGCCGGTGCTGGCGGTGCATGTGGGCCCTGGTGCCGTCGGGGTGTGCGCCGAACCTGTGGATTGA